Proteins co-encoded in one Theileria equi strain WA chromosome 3, complete sequence genomic window:
- a CDS encoding hypothetical protein (encoded by transcript BEWA_008440A), whose amino-acid sequence MLESSYFKGVPRDADSYLDIKLIGLNPGEYITLDKSVHFKVIRGIVSINGHLYKGSMSTYRKYIIPPWNPPERVLSLCTDGHSDSRCGCDDILWNNLFGGSCCSITAEYKGNRKAIREMLEITEESSEPQMSSFDAHLAEYYENEDFSTIVSFIAYKSAFGKISVTSALGIRFPLKVIPKEWNETAKDILFACIKGERAPVLMLHGPKGSGKSTAAIYIINYLLNYLGSVALLDTDIGQPISSAPGLLTLTLFEESITVPPHTLINEIKPKMSCLLGDVKVTNLFLILRHVHSCFKFYEKLVDSDFTIPLIINTFGWTDGIGGHLLECICAITHVSMILKLENGKHIDLEGGFENHEHIERILKDVLEIEHVEEVHPDLPLDTTPMYADLVNEMGGSLPWKGDNCRIMNGPSYTHITGAIGELMERFIKSEFCDFKTWSCLAPRKPFECNAFDLRWLRMSSYLNPAFGDAIHFPQLQHEEFFGSLETFNFKTHIKSSKMFVPPKQLILRNDLSFVVMTRDYAIRDIQELCPVISGSIVALCSGRCDTVFSNKIYWKWKFITFAYAHYLDASLGEVLISYPAFQDERELKSAKIIVIW is encoded by the exons ATGTTG GAATCTAGCTACTTCAAGGGCGTTCCAAGAGATGCAGATTCTTATCTGGATATTAAATTAATAGGATTAAATCCAGGGGAATATATTACCCTGGACAAATCCGTCCACTTTAAAGTTATAAG AGGCATTGTATCCATAAATGGACATCTTTATAAAGGTTCTATGAGTACTTATCGCAAATATATAATTCCTCCATGGAATCCACCCGAGAGAGTTCTTTCTCTATGTACAGATGGGCATTCAGATTCACGGTGTGGATGTGATGATATACTGTGGAATAACCTATTTGGAGGTTCATGTTGCTCTATAACGGCAGAGTATAAGGGTAATAGAAAGGCTATTAGAGAGATGCTTGAAATAACCGAGGAAAGTAGTGAGCCACAAATGTCCAGTTTCGATGCACATCTAGCAGAATATTACGAGAATGAAGATTTCTCCACCATAGTATCATTTATAGCATATAAGAGTGCATTTGGAAAGATAAGTGTGACATCGGCACTTGGTATAAGGTTCCCATTAAAGGTCATCCCAAAGGAATGGAACGAAACAGCCAAGGATATCCTATTCGCATGTATTAAAGGGGAACGGGCTCCTGTTTTAATGTTACATGGTCCAAAAGGATCGGGAAAATCTACTGCGGCGATTTACATCATAAATTACCTCCTAAATTATTTGGGAAGTGTAGCACTTTTGGATACAGATATAGGTCAGCCTATATCATCTGCTCCGGGACTACTCACACTTACGCTATTTGAAGAAAGTATAACTGTGCCTCCACACACCCTAATAAATGAAATAAAACCGAAAATGTCATGTTTATTAGGGGATGTCAAAGTAACTAACCTATTTTTGATCCTTCGTCACGTTCATAGCTGCTTTAAATTTTATGAAAAACTTGTGGACTCAGACTTTACGATTCCACTAATTATAAACACATTCGGTTGGACAGACGGAATTGGAGGCCACTTACTTGAGTGCATATGTGCAATTACACATGTATCAATGATTCTAAAACTAGAAAATGGTAAACATATAGATCTTGAAGGTGGATTTGAAAACCACGAACATATTGAACGAATATTGAAGGATGTTCTAGAAATTGAACATGTAGAAGAGGTCCATCCTGATCTACCTCTTGATACGACTCCAATGTATGCCGATTTGGTGAACGAAATGGGAGGATCTTTACCGTGGAAAGGGGATAATTGCAGGATTATGAATGGTCCTTCGTACACTCACATCACAGGAGCAATTGGTGAACTAATGGAACGATTTATAAAGAGTGAATTTTGTGATTTCAAAACGTGGTCTTGTTTAGCACCGAGAAAACCATTTGAATGTAATGCATTTGATTTGAGGTGGCTCAGGATGTCCTCATACTTAAATCCTGCATTTGGAGATGCTATTCACTTTCCACAGTTGCAACATGAAGAATTTTTTGGCTCCTTGGAAACGTTCAACTTTAAAACACACATAAAAAGTTCAAAGATGTTTGTGCCACCAAAACAGTTAATTCTGCGTAATGATTTATCATTCGTAGTAATGACTAGAGATTATGCCATCAGGGATATTCAGGAACTTTGTCCTGTAATCAGTGGATCTATTGTTGCTTTATGTTCGGGAAGGTGTGACACTGTATTCTCTAACAAGATTTATTGGAAATGGAAGTTTATAACATTTGCCTATGCTCATTATTTGGATGCAAGCCTGGGAGAAGTTCTCATTTCATATCCAGCGTTTCAAGATGAACGTGAattaaaatctgcaaaGATTATTGTAATATGGTAA
- a CDS encoding hypothetical protein (encoded by transcript BEWA_008380A): MVENDLLGNNLYKVLYGPLDHVYFISLQSKPSKSLVLYDDNYHQIYKIDVSSVTGFQRRSIQKDSWTDAREGSEKSAFAKYIFEIFFGTNNPLTFTFLEYEYCDAFCKNIELTFGVQVYNYGSLNLVALKERREDVKRESLQNEDDRLFVARRNTPHDFFKVAGIDSEGHSEPPATFSSKYPVIIEGTMEEGTFLSYRNIKTATLSPFTVYKVEWYLSKSKGSDEEFIEELFSTDDTFYLKEFMIGHYVMVKVYKAIKTYNTRNFVFSTSIKGPVVLSNYLAHNVLVNSVKDTVTHNVLMTVLHLRRLCKLNPPADYSESTVSELIKKSIQTKRSGSVQKQTDAPKHIERNPESVPSSETKGTTSAHSTSTIQSSESNNCNVRFTSSRGRLTHVKIENVTFDDSSAIDTHEADGNTFTERDDSNVTEHSDNNENPENEKHTDEKKPVTVRLNRDHSKQLDVPVAEPINEGKNKHIYDPMNAECNDTEIGDEDVENDSKPIVDPEPVPEVIQETPKASGMNKNTDEPPKGKLLGFLRSGKEKIRQMAQRNVNSKEQENRDKIPTAGNESQKTAEAPGLFSKIKEKIKSKGDLKEKLKEKVDKCVTKVTEVGKRVKERKARTGKNTKYDQPKDDALNVTRQREQTLAKNDLKKADDIPGENDEKKSTSTPESYDKELLSIELQICFKELILTFEEVKFTIPWNNLNVDKSDNLSTNPDPTMQQQLDTALFVIVKTREPGDAITQESKIELFSQSTFQRNVLYHSMLFNKHRGSHYSMDKCERELQQGFYAGIKKAYIKACKSTHEL, encoded by the exons ATGGTAGAAAATGACCTCCTCGGTAACAACTTATACAAGGTGCTTTATGGTCCTTTGGACCATGTCTACTTCATATCTCTGCAATCCAAGCCTTCCAAATCGCTTGTCCTGTATGACGATAACTATCACCAAATCTACAAAATCGATGTTTCAAGCGTAACTGGATTCCAGAGGAGGTCTATACAGAAGGATTCATGGACTGATGCAAGAGAAGGGTCAGAAAAATCGGCGTTTGCCAAATAT ATTTTTGAAATattctttggaacaaaTAACCCTTTGACATTTACGTTCTTGGAATATGAATACTGCGATGCATTTTGCAAAAACATAGAACTCACGTTTGGAGTTCAAGTCTATAATTATGGCAGTTTAAACCTTGTGGCTCTAAAAGAACGTAGAGAGGATGTAAAAAGGGAATCTTtacaaaatgaagatgatagACTATTTGTTGCTAGAAGAAATACTCCACAtgattttttcaaagtagCAGGAATAGATTCTGAAGGTCACAGCGAACCTCCGGCCACATTTTCCAGTAAATACCCGGTAATTATAGAAGGAACAATGGAAGAAGGcacatttttatcatatcGCAATATAAAAACAGCAACATTATCACCGTTTACAGTTTATAAAGTAGAGTGGTATCTTTCAAAATCAAAGGGTTCTGACGAAGAATTTATAGAAGAGCTTTTTAGCACGGATGATACATTTTATCTAAAAGAGTTTATG ATTGGTCACTATGTAATGGTAAAGGTCTACAAGGCTATTAAAACTTACAACACTAGGAACTTTGTGTTCTCAACATCCATAAAAGGGCCTGTTGTTTTAAGTAATTATCTCGCACATAACGTCCTTGTAAACTCTGTAAAG GATACTGTGACTCATAATGTGCTAATGACCGTGTTGCATCTGCGGAGGTTATGCAAACTAAATCCTCCAGCAGATTACTCGGAGTCTACAGTCTCAGAATTAATAAAAAAAAGTATACAAACTAAAAGGAGTGGTAGTGTACAAAAGCAAACTGATGCTCCGAAGCATATTGAAAGAAATCCAGAGTCTGTTCCAAGCTCAGAAACGAAGGGAACCACTTCTGCACATAGTACGTCTACAATACAATCTTCTGAAAGTAACAATTGCAATGTGCGATTCACAAGTTCTCGAGGCAGGCTAACACACGTCAAGATTGAGAATGTGACCTTTGACGACTCGTCTGCTATAGATACACATGAAGCAGACGGGAATACTTTCACAGAGAGGGATGATTCAAACGTTACAGAACATTCTgataataatgaaaatCCAGAAAATGAGAAACATACAGATGAGAAAAAACCAGTTACTGTACGCTTAAACAGAGATCATAGTAAACAACTTGATGTTCCGGTTGCAGAGCCTATAAACGAAGGGAAAAATAAACACATATATGATCCTATGAATGCCGAATGTAACGACACGGAAATCGGTGACGAAGATGTAGAAAATGACTCCAAGCCTATAGTTGATCCTGAGCCTGTCCCAGAAGTTATACAAGAAACCCCCAAAGCGTCTGGCATGAATAAGAATACTGATGAACCTCCAAAGGGGAAACTCTTGGGATTTCTAAGAAGtggaaaagaaaaaataaGGCAAATGGCGCAAAGAAATGTAAATTCCAAGGAGCAAGAGAATCGGGATAAGATTCCCACTGCTGGCAATGAATCACAAAAAACCGCAGAGGCGCCTGGTTTATTCTCCAAGATTAAggaaaaaataaagagtAAGGGTGATTTAAAAGAGAAACTAAAAGAAAAGGTCGACAAGTGTGTTACAAAGGTCACAGAAGTGGGTAAACGTGTAAAGGAAAGGAAAGCTAGAACCGgtaaaaatacaaaatatgaCCAACCAAAAGATGACGCTTTAAATGTTACGAGACAAAGGGAGCAAACACTTGCCAAAAATGACCTGAAAAAGGCTGATGATATTCCAGGGGAAAACgatgaaaagaaaagtACTAGCACACCAGAGAGCTATGATAAGGAGCTCTTGTCTATAGAACTACAAATTTGTTTCAAG GAGCTCATATTAACCTTTGAAGAAGTAAAATTCACAATTCCATGGAACAATTTAAATGTGGATAAATCGGACAATTTATCAACTAATCCAGATCCTACAATGCAACAGCAACTCGATACAGCACTATTTGTTATTGTTAAAACAAG GGAACCGGGTGATGCCATTACACAGGAATCCAAGATTGAGTTATTCTCGCAATCCACGTTCCAAAGAAACGTATTGTACCACTCTATGCTCTTTAACAAACATAGGGGAAGTCACTAC TCAATGGACAAGTGTGAAAGAGAGTTACAGCAGGGATTCTATGCCGGCATCAAAAAGGCATACATAAAGGCATGCAAGTCTACACATGAGCTCTAA
- a CDS encoding triosephosphate isomerase, putative (encoded by transcript BEWA_008430A), whose amino-acid sequence MKSIWIGGNWKCNGTKESIKKLTETLNGLEFDTSKIEVVVFPPNIYTSHASSLLDSKYAIGVQNVSQAKDGAFTGELSVNMLQDCGVVSALVGHSERRTLFGDSDKVVADKVKVLQDTPIQAVVCIGESLAEREADKVFEVITRQVDGFIGNVKDWSKIVIAYEPVWAIGTGKVATTEQVVEAHKVS is encoded by the exons ATGAAGTCCATTTGGATTGGAGGAAACTGGAAGTGCAACGGAACAAAGGAGAGTATAAAAAAACTCACCGAGACGTTGAACGGACTAGAATTCGACACTAGTAAGATTG AAGTGGTAGTGTTCCCACCGAACATATATACATCTCATGCCTCTTCTCTCTTGGATTCCAAGTATGCCATTGGAGTTCAAAACGTTTCACAGGCCAAGGATGGTGCCTTCACTGGTGAACTATCCGTGAATATGCTCCAGGATTGTGGAGTTGTTTCTGCGCTGGTTGGACATTCTGAGCGCCGTACCTTGTTCGGTGACTCTGATAAGGTTGTAGCCGATAAGGTAAAGGTGCTGCAAGATACTCCCATTCAAGCTGTCGTTTGCATTGGTGAGTCTCTTGCTGAGAGAGAGGCTGACAAAGTTTTTGAGGTTATTACAAGGCAAGTCGATGGATTTATAGGAAACGTAAAAGACTGGAGCAAAATTGTCATTGCATACGAACCAGTATGGGCAATAGGTACCGGTAAGGTGGCCACCACCGAACAAGTTGTGGAAGCTCACAAGGTTAGTTGA
- a CDS encoding hypothetical protein (encoded by transcript BEWA_008420A): protein MRITLLLHSLYIFSFYHCRSVGVDRENTSLDKDKNVEPNDMHFSELYFPRSTIKTAESPPDTFLTLDLLHPDEKRISVHDKEIGEILRRNYYVKDGLGITSITISGVELWKANRGSCIFVESFSGNTNSLFSLCLHFDGKVDYKNFAKVGESWQEVDQDLLSQMYQSMKNGGILHGSKTENQIFADGKPDFSDTEASLELSQREPKHQFIHSSGVPSPKVLDLCYPAFGTTFPLDINGIHSRIFIMDHDDPVQTLLYDGTPVWNGSPNDKCIFCIVLFKAEDPKMVLIKAEDENSSSYTTFMEHKERGDLLSSCSCFRKNMPVLCCLSRCATPKGWHRSKNDYIKNINKLRMNQDAVTRFTLDLSSADNCLSYSFSKNNVENRFLAPKSGNMSRITDGDEIIWEECDQVCFFCEVYSRDNYKILRLHVKKEEAFSFPSFEKVDQGWERVSSERFSVRVRNMDEKNWLVPLFLPTPSGPTPLQISPPDGLLCELFDYVFNYNPAKLIVPNKHVKVSNLAKGKNSIWTAGCEETFGYAKVYPGKYQSEFVLVVATTPTGVSNKYYECDKGTCKLFEGMIHLMARRVVPSDFLSHFTIDLASDESMRECTIFEANIIGITTRHFYPKPGYIAIAVKDGLKSVWSTNNYPNKFMDSFGSANKLQDSECVSCVIYKKGGLEMLRLSIKFACVLCDKYYRNVDGKWVAKNECVFDKYFPEMKNVLT from the coding sequence ATGAGGATTACTCTTCTGCTCCACTCGCTCTATATCTTCTCATTCTATCATTGCAGGAGCGTTGGAGTAGATAGAGAAAATACCTCATTAgacaaggataaaaatgtagaacCAAATGATATGCACTTTAGTGAACTCTACTTTCCGAGGTCTACCATTAAAACTGCGGAATCTCCACCAGATACCTTTCTGACCTTGGATCTCTTGCACCCTGATGAGAAAAGGATTAGTGTCCATGATAAGGAAATTGGAGAGATACTTCGAAGGAATTATTATGTCAAAGATGGTTTAGGAATTACATCTATCACAATCTCTGGAGTTGAACTATGGAAGGCGAATAGAGGAAGTTGTATATTTGTAGAATCATTTAGTGGTAATACTAATAGCTTATTTAGCTTGTGCCTGCACTTTGACGGTAAAGTTGACTACAAAAATTTTGCCAAAGTGGGTGAATCATGGCAAGAGGTTGATCAGGATTTACTTTCCCAAATGTATCAATCTATGAAGAACGGTGGCATTTTACATGGGAGCAAAACAGAGAATCAAATTTTTGCAGACGGTAAACCTGATTTTAGTGATACAGAAGCTTCTCTGGAACTATCTCAACGAGAACCAAAACATCAGTTTATTCATTCATCTGGTGTTCCATCTCCAAAAGTTCTGGATCTTTGTTACCCAGCTTTTGGTACAACATTTCCCCTAGATATTAATGGAATTCATTCCAGAATATTCATCATGGATCATGACGATCCAGTTCAGACACTGCTATATGATGGAACTCCCGTATGGAATGGATCGCCTAATGATAAGTGCATATTTTGTATAGTATTATTCAAGGCTGAAGATCCTAAGATGGTACTCATAAAGgcagaagatgaaaatagTTCATCGTATACCACATTTATGGAGCATAAGGAAAGAGGTGATCTACTCAGTTCTTGTAGCTGTTTCCGGAAAAATATGCCTGTCCTCTGTTGCTTAAGCCGCTGTGCTACTCCTAAAGGCTGGCACCGTTCAAAAAATGACtatataaagaatattaATAAACTAAGGATGAATCAAGACGCAGTGACTAGATTCACCTTGGATTTATCATCTGCAGATAATTGTCTCTCATATAGCTTTAGCAAGAATAACGTAGAAAATCGCTTCTTGGCTCCAAAGTCAGGTAACATGAGCAGAATTACAGATGGGGATGAGATAATATGGGAAGAGTGTGACCAGGTATGCTTTTTTTGTGAGGTTTATTCTAGAGACAATTACAAAATATTAAGATTGCAtgttaaaaaggaagaagctTTCTCATTTCCTTCctttgagaaagttgatCAAGGATGGGAAAGGGTTTCCTCAGAAAGGTTTTCTGTAAGAGTGAGAAATATGGATGAGAAAAACTGGCTTGTTCCTCTATTTTTACCTACTCCATCTGGCCCAACTCCTCTGCAAATTTCCCCTCCAGACGGATTACTCTGTGAATTGTTTGACTACGTGTTCAACTACAATCCGGCTAAGTTAATCGTGCCTAATAAGCATGTTAAGGTATCTAACCTTGCCAAGGGAAAGAATAGTATATGGACAGCTGGATGTGAAGAGACCTTTGGATACGCTAAGGTTTACCCCGGTAAGTATCAATCAGAATTCGTTCTTGTTGTGGCTACGACACCTACGGGTGTTTCCAACAAATATTATGAATGTGATAAAGGCACATGCAAGCTATTTGAGGGTATGATTCATCTGATGGCCAGAAGGGTGGTTCCTTCAGATTTTCTATCTCATTTTACCATTGACCTTGCCTCCGATGAAAGCATGAGAGAATGTACTATATTTGAAGCCAACATTATTGGGATTACCACTAGACACTTCTATCCCAAGCCTGGGTATATTGCTATTGCGGTTAAGGATGGACTCAAATCGGTGTGGAGCACCAATAACTATCCTAACAAATTCATGGACAGTTTCGGTAGCGCTAATAAACTACAGGATAGTGAATGTGTTTCCTGTGTAATCTATAAGAAAGGAGGTTTGGAGATGCTCCGCCTTAGTATCAAGTTTGCTTGTGTCCTTTGCGATAAGTATTATAGAAATGTGGATGGCAAATGGGTTGCTAAAAATGAATGTGTGTTTGATAAATACTTTCCAGAAATGAAGAATGTTTTAACCTAG
- a CDS encoding hypothetical protein (encoded by transcript BEWA_008390A), with product MDRVWNIRQRHILQMPRFVPVTDPEVPRSEQDIHYDSLIKHRKWDNPHSLVKDKVKKTDYKHSPKKSESHYRNLAHRDKFDYVAPKRKRYETHNKDVKKEDSKFKDESRKDSESKSAKFDKISAKKSADAERKLMESMGFPSRFA from the exons ATGGACAGGGTATGGAATATTAGACAACgacacattttacaaatgCCTCGATTTGTGCCTGTAACCGACCCAGAAGTTCCAAGGTCCGAGCAGGATATACATTATGACAGTCTAATAAAACACAGAAAATGGGATAATCCACACAGTCTTGTCAAGGACAAGGTTAAAAAAAC AGACTATAAACATTCCCCCAAAAAAAGTGAAAGCCATTATCGCAACCTCGCTCATAGGGATAAGTTTGATTATGTAGCTCcaaaaagaaaaagatATGAGACACACAACaaagatgtaaagaaggaagattCTAAATTTAAGGACGAAAGTAGAAAGGATTCAGAATCTAAAAGTGCAAAATTTGACAAAATTAGTGCTAAAAAGTCTGCAGATGCAGAGAGGAAACTAATGGAGTCCATGGGTTTCCCATCAAGATTTGCTTGA
- a CDS encoding hypothetical protein (encoded by transcript BEWA_008450A) has product MSPDKYNLADKPQDFVSSQSVPFRRNSLLHMIGSFGAGTSAPTSRSNLKRHRSDN; this is encoded by the exons ATGTCTCCAGACAAGTACAACTTGGCAGACAAACCTCAAGACTTTGTATCTTCTCAG TCGGTACCATTCAGGAGAAATAGTCTTCTACACATGATTGGATCATTTGGAGCAGGAACTTCTGCCCCTACCTCTAGAAGCAATCTTAAGAGACATAGAAGTGATAACTGA
- a CDS encoding hypothetical protein (encoded by transcript BEWA_008400A), which translates to MKKCDLGLEKTWFTNKYYYYKRRDPLLTSSKWSQLGYDVSQESDLSKELQEISSKLKQLVLNLSRTNGTYYANGDPDKAPTINETLKIEVTDSGKVHNIYKRYKHAPTGGSRIRLLSTKASGKNIPFYPPVYESEYREVCVYFWSLDSGHTNPLLLELKPASGIAHSYYILHKTGRTDKKWKVDPQVTNSTLKRVLDRENCRNGVHIIDISQKGSYGRYISYPCPDCTSKWIGVSTYGTSYSYCFHYLYGSCYISGFKNGRTEQTGITLSGRISNVHVYQYPKGSDGIPLLIYLPLSSNKWFERISLDSNEWTEVSQGKKPESPFSSQKDKIITLLKAKLPTVTIDLGQTNADNGASGTYSGTSGETTKTIQFIKQGIGSGFVSFTYSVEKKDGFIVNLQHNGSPLQGIPQTLVVKSVKAYYDGPNPDDKNKLLVIGLEKRSAGPRDDYVYYSRETKASTWTVDLQKNIKSGVPPLLTELKELKAKLKAERKKSRESDGAEKSTLRKVLEGTVGTLATVGTVGVTVWKWSSIMSFLITRL; encoded by the exons ATGAAAAAGTGTGACC TGGGACTTGAAAAGACCTGGTTCACAAATAAGTATTACTACTACAAAAGAAGAGATCCTCTTTTAACTTCTAGTAAATGGAGCCAACTTGGTTACGATGTTAGTCAAGAAAGTGACCTCTCTAAAGAACTCCAAGAAATTAGTAGCAAGTTAAAACAACTTGTACTAAATCTCAGTCGAACTAATGGCACTTACTATGCCAATGGAGATCCTGATAAAGCTCCAACTATAAATGAAACCCTTAAAATTGAAGTAACCGACTCTGGAAAGGTACATAATATCTACAAAAGGTACAAGCACGCTCCTACCGGAGGATCCCGGATAAGACTCCTTTCTACAAAAGCTAGTGGAAAGAATATACCTTTTTATCCTCCCGTATATGAAAGTGAGTATAGGGAAGTTTGTGTCTATTTCTGGTCGTTAGACAGCGGTCATACTAATCCCCTGCTACTTGAGCTTAAGCCAGCGTCAGGTATTGCACATTCCTACTACATACTTCATAAAACTGGAAGAACCGATAAAAAGTGGAAAGTTGATCCTCAAGTAACCAATAGTACTCTCAAGAGGGTACTTGACAGGGAAAACTGTAGGAATGGAGTTCAcattatagacatttcacAGAAGGGTAGTTATGGCCGTTACATTTCTTATCCGTGTCCCGATTGTACTTCTAAGTGGATTGGAGTATCTACCTATGGTACAAGTTATTCATACTGCTTCCATTATCTTTATGGATCTTGCTATATTTCTGGAttcaagaatggaagaacaGAACAGACCGGAATAACACTCTCCGGTAGAATATCTAACGTGCATGTTTATCAATACCCAAAAGGATCAGATGGAATCCCACTCTTGATCTATCTTCCACTGTCATCCAATAAGTGGTTCGAGAGGATCTCTCTTGACTCTAATGAATGGACTGAAGTTTCCCAGGGTAAGAAGCcagaatctccatttaGTAGTCAGAAGGACAAGATTATAACGCTTCTAAAGGCTAAACTACCAACTGTTACAATAGACCTTGGACAAACCAATGCTGATAATGGAGCATCTGGTACCTACTCTGGTACTTCCGGAGAGACTACAAAAACAATTCAATTCATAAAACAAGGAATAGGTAGTGGTTTCGTAAGTTTTACTTACTCCGTAGAGAAAAAAGATGGTTTCATAGTCAATTTACAGCATAACGGTTCCCCTCTACAAGGCATACCACAAACTCTAGTTGTTAAAAGTGTAAAAGCATACTATGATGGACCTAACCCCGATGACAAGAATAAGCTTCTAGTTATTGGCTTGGAGAAAAGGAGCGCTGGTCCTCGGGACGACTATGTGTATTATAGTAGAGAAACGAAGGCATCTACATGGACAGTGGATTTACAGAAAAATATTAAATCAGGTGTCCCCCCTCTTCTCACTGAACTTAAAGAGTTAAAGGCGAAGCTTAAGGCTGAGAGAAAGAAGTCACGTGAAAGTGATGGAGCTGAAAAATCAACACTGCGAAAGGTTCTTGAAGGAACAGTTGGAACACTAGCCACGGTAGGAACCGTAGGTGTTACTGTCTGGAAATGGTCTTCTATAATGTCATTTCTAATCACTCGTCTGTAG
- a CDS encoding hypothetical protein (encoded by transcript BEWA_008410A) — MENLKENEQESDAPNDDHTQAPDYPLVINDKIASGELDPKVVASLELQKLVDGCRVPLGQDTVEAAVTEEDHQKTKVDAWMQRPARVQIEEYTASMYVQGSENYNIWYNKWAGDRNEYVNGRPTLTPASYKCDPENDCGYTRATNVHSVDASGTQYICLFFAKGCCTQGKNCAFLHRLPEMQDEYMLDPSVDIFGRERHARHRDDMSGVGSFNEDCKTLFVGDVHVDTTEANPVESLKATLLHEFSKFGPVTEMNVVPTKGVAFISFPSRVFAEFAKVAMASQPLERYSTALNVKWAHEMKKQTGSKRAAFQALVAKHEEQLKRFQELMQDSCAMDLKREKKMEEERRVKREKRMEQVLKNVEGLKDDEFDVKI; from the exons ATGGAAAACCTGAAGGAAAACGAACAGGAATCCGACGCTCCAAACGACGATCACACTCAGGCTCCAG ACTATCCATTGGTAATCAATGACAAAATCGCATCTGGAGAACTTGATCCAAAGGTTGTGGCCTCATTAGAGCTTCAGAAACTGGTGGATGGTTGTAGAGTTCCTCTTGGACAGGATACTGTCGAAGCTGCAGTAACAGAAGAAGACCATCAGAAAACAAAAGTGGATGCATGGATGCAAAGACCTGCGCGGGTCCAGATTGAGGAATACACAGCTAGCATGTACGTACAGGGTAGTGAGAATTATAACATTTGGTACAATAAATGGGCTGGTGATCGCAATGAATATGTTAATGGAAGGCCAACACTTACACCTGCATCGTACAAATGCGACCCAGAGAATGATTGCGGATATACCAGGGCTACAAACGTTCATTCCGTGGATGCGTCTGGTACACAGTAcatttgtctattcttTGCTAAAGGTTGTTGTACTCAGGGGAAGAATTGTGCCTTTTTGCATCGCTTGCCAGAAATGCAGGACGAGTATATGCTTGATCCATCTgttgatatttttggaagagAAAGGCACGCAAGACATAGAGATGATATGAGTGGTGTAGGATCATTTAATGAGGATTGCAAAACATTATTTGTAGGAGATGTACATGTTGATACCACAGAAGCAAACCCTGTCGAAAGTTTAAAGGCAACACTTCTACATGAATTTAGCAAATTTGGTCCTGTTACGGAAATGAACGTTGTTCCCACAAAAGGAGTTGCCTTCATATCCTTCCCTTCTAGAGTATTTGCAGAGTTTGCCAAGGTGGCAATGGCAAGTCAGCCATTAGAACGATATTCCACAGCACTAAATGTTAAATGGGCACACGAAATGAAAAAACAGACTGGTAGCAAACGAGCTGCATTTCAGGCACTTGTCGCAAAGCATGAAGAGCAACTAAAGAGATTTCAAGAACTAATGCAAGATTCTTGTGCAATGGATTTAAAAAGAGAAAAGaagatggaagaagaacGCAGAGTGAAGAGAGAAAAACGAATGGAACAggttttgaaaaatgtagagGGTCTCAAGGATGATGAATTTGACGTTAAGATTTGA